In Nitrospira sp., the sequence GATGTCGTCGAGATTCCTCAGACCTATCCGGTAAGCCATCCGGACCAACGAGTTGCGGGAAAAACTGTCAGTTTTCGCCTAGTCATACAGGGAGTCAAGCAGAAGAAACTGCCCGCGCTTGACGATGAATTTGCCAAGGACTGCGGACCGTACGCATCGCTTCACGAGTTAAGGGAAAAGCTACGCGGTGAAATGGAAAATGCGCTCAAGAAGGATATCGAGGTGTCCTATAAGGACGCTCTTCTCAAACGCCTCATCGACACCCATCATTTCGATCTTCCTGACACACTCGTAGAACGGGAGCTCAGCACGATTGTGCGGCAGAAATTACAAGCACGGCAGCGTGGCAAAGTCACCGATTCTCTCCCTGCGCCAGAGATGGAAGAACTGAAGCGGATTCGCGACGAACACCGTGAGGAGGCAAATCGTCGTGTGAAAGCCAGCTTGATTCTTGAGGCCATCGCTGAAAAAGAAGGCTTGTCGGTGAGCCAGGATGATCTGAACAATGAAGTGGTTCGACTAGCCACGGAGCTCAGGGTGCCGATGAACGATCTCGTGAAAATGATCCAGGCTGGCGGTCAGGACTCCATTGAGGAATTACGCGCGAGGATCTTGGCCGACAAGGCACTGGATGTTGTCTATCGTCAAGCGGTCATTCAAGGATAGGCGCGGTGATCGTTTCACGCGGATTCTGGCGGCCGGAAGTTGTCCAGGAAAGGAATTAAGCAATATGTTGGTTCCGATCGTAGTCGAGCAAACTAATCGAGGCGAACGAGCCTACGATATCTACTCACGCCTTCTCAAAGATCGCATCATTTTCCTTGGAGCCCCAATCGACGATGTTTTTGCCAACTTGGTGATTGCGCAGCTTCTCTTTCTTGAAGCGGAGGATCCGGAGAAAGATATCAATCTCTACGTCAATTCGCCGGGAGGTAGTGTGACAGCCGGATTGGGCATCTACGATACCATGCAATATGTGAAGCCCCCTATCAATACCATCTGCCTCGGTCAGGCCGCCAGTATGGGAGCCCTCTTATTGACCGCCGGGACAAAAGGCAAGCGGTTTGCCCTGCCCAACGCCCGGGTGATGATCCACCAACCGTTGGGTGGATTCCAAGGACAGGCGACGGAAATCGACATCCATGCTCGAGAAATTCTCAAAATTCGCGAACGTCTCAATGAAATCATGGCTAGACACACTGGGCAGCCGATTGAGAAGATCGCGCATGACACGGAACGGGACTATTTCATGTCCGGCGAAGAAGCGAAGCGGTACGGTCTCATTGACGAGGTGATCACACGACCACCCAAATTTATGAAAGTCGTAGAATCCGGCGACGGGGCAAGAGACGGGATCAAAGGCAAGTAACACGGGAGGGTACATGGCCAAGCAAGAAAAAATGGATCGACACTTGCGATGTTCTTTCTGTGGGAAAAGCCGTGATGAGGTGCGAAAACTGATCGCTGGACCGACGGTGTATATCTGTGATGAATGCGTCAATCTTTGTAATGACATCATTGCGGAGGACTGGGAGGAAGCAAAAGAAGAAATTTCGTCCAAACTCAAGAAGCCGACTGAAATCAAACATCACCTCGATCAGTACGTCATCGGGCAAGAGCGGGCTAAACGAATTCTGTCTGTGGCCGTGCATAATCATTACAAGCGTATCTCGTCAAGGGAAAAGGGGGTCGATGATATCGAACTCCAGAAGGGCAATATTCTAATGGTGGGCCCAACCGGCACGGGGAAGACCCTCTTGGCCCAGACCTTGGCCAAGTATCTTGACGTCCCTTTTACCCTCGCTGATGCCACGACGCTGACAGAAGCTGGTTACGTTGGTGAAGATGTTGAGAATATCATTCTGAAGCTTTTGCAAGCTGCGGACTACGATGTAGAAAGGGCTGAGCGCGGGATCGTGTATATCGATGAAATCGATAAGATCAGTCGAAAAAGCGACAGCCCGTCTATTACACGGGATGTCTCCGGCGAAGGTGTTCAACAAGCCTTGCTGAAGCTGATCGAGGGCACAGTGGCAAATGTCCCGCCACAAGGAGGGAGAAAACATCCGCATCAAGAATTTATTCAGGTCAACACCAGCAATATTTTATTCATCTGTGGTGGAGCATTTGTCGGTTTAGAACAAATCATCGAACAGCGTCTGAATCGAAAAGCCATGGGATTCGGAGCTGAAATCCGGGGAAGAAGCGACGTTCGTTTGGGTGACCTTTTGGCTAAGGTTCAGCCCGAGGATTTTTTGAAGTACGGCCTGATACCCGAATTCGTGGGACGGTTACCGGTCGTGGCCACGTTAGAGGAGTTGGATGAACGAGCTTTGATCCGTATCCTGACCGAACCACGCAATGCCTTGACCAAGCAGTACGAAAAGTTGCTGTCGTTCGAAAAGGTCAAGCTCCGATTCACGGAAGGGGCGCTGGGGGCGGTAGCACGAAAAGCCTATGCGCAGAAAACCGGTGCCAGAGGCCTTCGGGCAATCCTTGAAGAAGTGATGCTTGACGTCATGTACGATGCCCCCTCTCAGAAAGAGATTGTCGAGGTAGTGATCACGGAAGATGCGATCTTGGGGAAGAACCAGCCGATCCGCATATTCGAACAGGAAAAGGACGCTAAGACGGCGTAAAAGCTGAAGGTTCCATACACGCTCGGCCTTCACCTATAGCTCGTTAGGAGGTCGAATCGATCGTTTCTCCCCCGCCAGACTGCTGTTCTCTCTCTTGTCTAAACACCGTGATCTTCCTCGACAATCAGAAACCCCGAGCTATACTTTCCTCGTGCGTGTGTCGGATGGAGGGCTTGTGAAGTACCCTGTTTCATCGAGCCTTAGGCACAAAGGCAAAGTCATCGAACTTGACGGGGCACGTGAAATGGTCGTCTTGTTGGGAGTCAACGGGGATGTCATCGGCAGCCTGTCCTGGGACTTTGTCATTGATCAAATTCTTGCCTATCGTAAGATATCAGTTCAAAGGGAAGACCGGTCAGAGCCTCGCATTTCGCTCACGTTCCGGGTGCGCTACAACAGTCCAGAGGGACCGAGATTCGAAAGTCGAGCAGGTGGTATTGGTGGAGGAGGCTTGTTCATCGAAAGCCAGACCCCACTTCCTGTAGGGACTAGATTGGCTATGGAGTTTTCGCTTCCGGAGAAATCCGAGGAATGGATGCCGGCGACCGGAACCGTCGCCTGGGTTTGTCCGAAAGCCGACCAATATACGTTCAGTCCTGGAATGGGAGTACGGTTCACTGAGATAGCGGCGGATGTCCGCGATCGAATCCACGAGTTAGTGAAATCACTCCAGAACATGGGTCACGCAGCCTAATTCCAGTCCTGACTTAGACTACCCAGAAAAGGGAAAAGGAATGGACCTATGACGTTTCCTGTCGTTTCCACTGCCGGACATCAGGGGAAATCACTCGTTGTGGATTCTGGGCGAGAGACGATCAACATACACGATACCTCGGGCCAGCTTTTGGGCAGCATGTCATGGGGAGCAATTATCGAGCGCGTACTGGTCAGCGGTGAGGATGACCGGTTTGCCCATTGTCGTACCCAGCCTCGCGCGCCTCTTGCCCTGAAGGTCCGGTATACGACGCCAGAAGGGAAGCAGTTCGACAGTCTAACCGGGGGAATCGGCGGCGGTGGGCTCTTTATCGAAAGCGGCGCCCCTCTCAGTCCGGGCACCGAGCTGACGGTCGAATTTGCGCTCCCGGATCGGCCGTGGGACAGGCTGAAAGCGAAGGCGAAGGTCGCCTGGGTCCGCAATAAGCCGGAGCGATATCTTTTGTTTCCAGGCATGGGCATTCAGTTCGTGGAATTGGAGAGGAAGGTACAGGAGCAACTGGTCGGACTGGTTGAGGCCTTGAATCGAAGCCGAAACCCCTCGTGAGACAAGCCAGCCTATTCTGATAGCATGTCACGTTCAGACGGTCGCTCTATCGGGCAATGCCGATCATTTGGCCGACGTCAATCCGTCCCCCAAGAACCGAAGCCAGTAAACTGCTTTCGCCGGGACGGATGAGATGAAAATCACGCAGATTTTTGGGGATCCTCTTGCACCTGCGGTAGTTCTTTAGCCGCTTCGATGGATTGCTGGATTTCGTTCTTGGCTGCGGCCATTTCGGCCTGAATCGTAGATATCTGAGGATCGACGCTATTTCGAACTTCGGTCACGGCTTGTCGGTACGTTCGCACGACCTCTCCGAGACCTTCACCGAGATGCTGCAGATCATCGGGCGATACTCCAGCCACTGATTGTGCCTGTTTAGCTTTGAGTGCAGCTTGTTGTGCTTGCACGCGGGCGACAGCATTCTTATTGATGATCGCTGAAGGACGTTTGGGGGTCACTTTTGCTTGAGAACCAGCCGGCAAAGGTGGGTATGAAGCGTGAGTCCTCGGAGGTGGAGCGGCAGCCCGTTCCTCCATCGATAGCACCTGGTTTGAGGCAGAGGCCGACGCTTGATTTGGGGGAAGAGCGGATATTTGCGGAGGCTGAGGGTTTGTATTGTACAACAACGAGGCAGTGGTGCCGGGTGTCTGTTCCGGACCAAGGGCACGGGGAGTATTTGGCCTAGCCATTGCCGGCAATGATCCTACGGTCTGAGGCCGTGTCGCTGCAATGTTTGCCGGAGTCTGAAGTGCTTGTGGCGGCTCGGTTTCTTGTGGGGCCTGACTTGAGGAGGCCTGGGGCACTTCAGTGACTTCTCTTCTAAACCCTTTCAATGCCTTGCCGACGCCCTCGCCGATTTGCGGCAGACGGCCCGCTCCGAAGATGATCAGCACGATGACCAGAATGATAATGAGTTCCGAGAAACCCATGGTGCCGAACATGTACGGCCTCGCATGTGATTAGGGAAGGTATCCCTGCCCGATGAGTGAATCTAGCCGCCTCTTAGACATAGTGTCAAGAAAGGGTCAGAGCAGAACGGTGAGATATGAAAAGTCAGAGAAGAGCCATGATTTCGGTTTGAAGCGGTAAGCCATGCACGACGGCTTCTCGATCCGATATGTAGACATCAAGCTCACTCCTAATCCCAAACTCTCCCGGCAGGTAGATTCCGGGTTCGATAGAAAAGCAAGTTCTCGGCAGGAGCCGACGATCGTCCTGAGTTTCCAGGTTGTCGATATTGGCTCCATTACCATGGACTTCCTCACCGATCGAGTGGCCGGTTCGATGAATGAAGAAGTCACCGTAGCCGGCCGCTCGAATCGTATTGCGGCAGATATCATCGACTTCCCATCCGCAAGGAAATCGGCCTGTAGCCACCTGATCTTGGACAAACGACAGGGCCGCATCGCGTCCGCGCCGGACATGTTCAAAGATCATGCGCTGCTTTGCCGGGACGTCCCTACCGGTATAGCCTGTCCAAGTGATATCTCCATAGACCGAGCCCGGTGCCGTTCGTTTTGCCCATAAATCGATCAGAACCAAATTGTCGCGCGTGATGAGTGAAGAGCCTGACTCAGTCGGTCCATAATGTGGATCGGCACTATGGCCATCAACAGCTGCAATCGGAGCACTGGACGTCATCATGCCCGCATCGCGAATACGTGTGAGCATAAACTGTTGGAGGTCATATTCAGATAACGGACGTTCGTTGGTGAGACAAGACGCCACATGGGCGAAGGCCTCGTCGACGATGTTCCTGAGCGTCGTCACGGCGTACCGATGCGATTCCAGTTGTTCATCCGTCCAGACTGCCTCGAATCGTTGGACGAGATCAGCCGATGAGACCACATCCAACCCAAAACTTCGAATCAGCTCGACGGTGCCTGCATCAACTCTGGACAGATATGGAACAGCGTTGAACGGTGAGTACTGCATGGCGATTCGCTGTCGACCTTGCAACAGGGAGGCCAATAACAGACGTTGCTGTTGCCATGAGACGTACTGCTGGACCTGACCCGGTAACTCATCCAGCACATGTGGTTCGATCCTGTGCAGGAGTTTGACCGGTTCCCCCGACGTAGGGATCCAATAGTACCAGCGCCGAGTGACATGCCGGGTCGGATCAAGGAGCAGGACCCGATAAGCGAGCGGGTCACTGCCGCGAAAGTCGTAGAAAAGCCATCCATCTATCGTGTCCATGTCCCGGAGTGCTTCTTGGATCGCAGCGATCCGCGTTTGGTGGGCCACGTCGCTCATGGGTTTCTATCTTACAGGGGCGTCCATCAAGCCCTCAAGTTTCCGTGTGATTCATGGTACAATAGCGCCCCATGATTCCAGAATCAGCTCGAGATGTCCCATCTTATCGAGTCACGTTCTTCTTCGGGCCTGAGTCGGTTGAGGGACAACCCGACATGCTGGCCTGTGTGTTCAACGTGAAAAAACGGAGTTGGAAAGCGGGTATTCAGGTCTCTGTCGAGATGAGGACCGACCAACTGTCGGTTCTTCGACGGAAAATGTGCCTTGCTGATCGACTCGCGAAAAGTTTGACGGCACTCGACCCCCGTGAGCATCCTCACTATCAAGAACGCATAACAGAGTGCTTTGCACAAGCGGTTTGTTGGTGCAAACTTGATCTCAGGCTGCAAGCGGGTCTGGCCCAAGAAAATCAGCGAATCCAAGCCGATGAGTTGATAATCGAGCTGGATCAGGAAGCCAGCAATCGCGTAGACTATGTTCTCGCCTACATCTTGGGAGAGTTGGATCTGGTCCCTGAACGTTCGGTATCATCATCCTGTTAATGTCGAGGTTCATCGGGGTTGCATTCAGCACCGAATTTGTTATAACGCATGCCGTGGCTAGTGTATGATCGTTCATGCATCCCATCGTTGTCCCTTTGAAAAGGAAGGAGGCGCTTCACGTGAGACTCCCAATGGTGATTCTCTTCGTTGTCATTACCTACTGTTCGATGCTTGTCGCACCGGCTTGGAGTCAGTCGTCGTCCGCTGACACACAACAAGGGACGGCTAACGGGGCCGGCATGGGAGCTGCCGCAGCTGTCTCTACAATCCTGTATTTCCCGTTTAAAGCGGCATTTGCCATCGGAGGTGGACTAGTCGGTGGGCTCGCTTATCTTTTTTCGGGATTTAGTGAACCAACGGCGAAGAGTGTTTGGATCCCCAGTATGTATGGCACCTATGTCATTACTCCGGAGCATCTCAACGGCGATGTTCCGGTACGGTTCCTGGGCGTTGCGGCCGAAAGTGAGGCGATGCCAACTCAGCCTGCAGCGCCTGCGGCGACAAACTAGTCTGCTCATCGAGCATGAAACCTGTCATTGGCGTGACCTCAGATTTTAATGCCGGTGACAGGAAGGACATGGGCGGGCATGAGCCGACCTACTTCTTGCGGGCTCGGTACATCCGAGCCGTTGAAGAACTCGGCGGTATTCCTCTGATCCTTCCGTTAGTAGCGGAACCGTCTGCCCGACGACGGCTTCTTGACCGTGTCGATGGGCTGCTCATCACTGGCAGCGGACCGGACCTTCCACCGCATCTCTACGGAGAGCAGCAGCGCTACAAATTTCCGCTCGTGAGTGAGCGCCGCGCCGACTTTGAGTTGGAATTAGTCCATCAAGCAAGGAAACGGGATCTCCCGCTCCTGGGAATCTGTGGAGGGATGCAGACCGTGAATGTCGCCTGTGGAGGGAGTCTGTATCAGGACATTCCCGCACAAGTCCCCGGCGCGTTGGATCATCGCCAAAAAGCGAAGGCGGTCCATGTCGCTCACCCTGTGACTGTGGCGCCCAAGAGCCTCTTGAACAAGGTGGTCGCAAAGAGCAAGCTCATGGTGAATAGTTCCCATCACCAATCGGTCAAGATAGTCGCGCCGTCGCTGAAAGCGAGTGCCGTGGCACCCGATGGGATTATAGAAGCGATCGAATCCGTCCCGCATCGATTTCTACTCGCGATCCAATGGCACCCGGAATTCTTGTTCGAACGGCATGCGGTCCATCGTCGGTTGTTTGAAGCCCTGTTACGGGCGGCTCGCCGGACGCGTGCATGATCGCTCTGGACCGTTCCAACAATCACAACCACCTTGTTCCTATGGTTCCCTGCTACACTTTGACCTCAGATGGAGCCGCAGCCCATTGACCCCGTCACGGCGAATCCTGACAGGGTGGGATCGAGCGAAACCGTGAGCAGCCGACTTTTCAGGACGAAGCCAATAGATCAAATCCTGGCCGATGCCGACCATCCGGAGCATCGGCTCAAGAAAACATTGACGGCGTGGGATCTCACGGCGCTTGGGATCGGCGCGATTATTGGAACCGGTATTTTCGTCCTGATCGGTACCGCCATAGTCGGTGATGCGCATAGACCGGGAGCCGGACCGGGAATCATCCTCTCCTTCATTCTCTCCGGCGTCACCTGTGCGTTAGCGGCGCTGTGTTATGCCGAATTTGCAGCGATGATCCCGGTCGCGGGGTCAGCATACACTTTTTCTTACGCCACCCTGGGTGAGTTTCTTGCCTGGCTCACGGGATGGAATCTGATTCTGGAATACGGTGTGGCGTGCGTAGCGGTTGCCATCGGCTGGTCCGGGTATTTTAATAAGTTACTGAAGCTTGCGGGCCTGGAACTGCCCTATTGGGCAATCAATCCACCGCATTGGGCGGGGGGCCCGGAGGGAAGTATTGCCAATTTTCCGGCTGCGATCATCGTCTTGTTGATCACGGCCCTCCTCGTGATAGGGATCAAAGAAAGTGCGCGTGTGGCCGGTCTGATCGTGCTCCTCAAACTGGGGGTGATTCTGTTCTTCATCGCGGTTGGGGCTCCCGCTGTCAACGTCGATAATTGGATGCCTTTCATGCCCAACGGCTTCGAGGGGGTGCGGGCCGCCGCCGCCATCATCTTTTTTGCCTATATCGGGTTTGATGCGGTCTCGACTGCTGCAGAAGAGGCCTGTAACCCTCAACGAGATGTTCCGATCGGTATCATTAGCTCGCTGGCTATTTGTATGGTGCTCTATATTTCCGTGGCAGCCGTGATTACCGGCCTGGTCCCCGTATCCCAAATCGACATTTATGCCCCGGTGGCCGAAGCGCTGAACCTCGTGGGATTCAAATGGGGCGCCACCATTGTCGCCATCGGGGCTGTGGCGGGTATTACGAGCGTATTGGTCGTGATGATGCTGGGACAAATTCGTGTTTTCTTTGCCATGTCGCGCGATCAACTCCTAAGCCCCGGACTGTCCAAAGTCCATCCGACGTTTGGGACCCCGCATCGCGCGACCATTCTAACCGGAGTCGCCGTCGCAATTCTTTCAGCATTCTTTCAGATAGGGGAAGCAGCCGATATGACCAACATTGGGACCTTCTTTGCCTTTGTGTTGGTGTGCCTGGGCGTGATGCTGCTCCGGTACACGAAGCCGGACCGCCCTCGTCCTTTTCGTCTTCCCTTGATGCCTCTCGTGCCTATTTTGAGCATAACGGCATGTCTTTACCTGATGGCTGGTTTGCCTTGGGCGACTTGGATCCGTTTTGTGGTATGGACTATCATCGGCATTCTCGTGTATGCCGCTTATGGGATAAAACATAGCAAGCTTGCCACACAGGCCGTCAACAGTGGCTCGCTGTCACGATGAATTAGAAGGCAATACTCGACGGAGGTTAATCCGACTTCCCAGATGGCTGGGTTGCGGAAGCAGGTGCAGTGGTAGAAGTCGCTTCAACGGGAACCGTGGCAGTTCGAGCTGTGTTGGTGACGGGAGCAGTCGGGGCAGGCGATCCAGGGGCGGTACCTACTGGAGCGACCGTAGGCTTCGAGGGAGGAGCCGGTTTGGGCGGTGCTGGCCTTTCCGGCTTAATACCCCCTTCCCAGGCCGGGCCTGAATACATGTTCGCTGTTAAGCCTTTTGTCTTCCATTTCTCCTCGAAATCAGCAGCGGCTTTATTCGGTGTTTCCCCGACACCCATGACATCGTTCCAAGGATAGACTTTCGGTCCGATCTGGCAGCCCGATTCCGTCCTCCGCAAATACAAAGCGATCGGATTACCCCGGTAGGGCCCAAGAAAAATATGGACGGATCCAACGTACTCTAGCAATGAGGCCATCAGGCCCTCCAAGGGAGGGCTATGATGCCACAACAGATGAGAAGAGGGCAAGATATTCGGCGGGGAGCGCGGAGGTTTCGCTTCCTCATTTCATGAAGTGAGGTTGTTCATCGTGGTGGAAATCGGGCAGTTCTCTCCGGAGACAATGCTCAAAGTCGTCCCCCTTGGTATTCTGAAAAGAAAGAAGGCAAGATCATACGTCGGCTTTCGCGAATCGTTGCCGAGTCTGGTCGATGGTGCGCAAGAGAGCCTTGTGGCTTCGGCAGCCCACCACAAGTTTCGCATCAGAAATCATCACGGGTCGATAGGGAAGAAGGAAACGTTCTTTTAAGCGGCGGATACGTGCGAGAGACTGGGCCAACCGTCCGGCAGAGATATCCCCGTCCGCAACGGCCTTGTCAGCGGCATTCAGCGCGGCTACGACTCGGTTGCGGTCTTTACAGATCAACGGCATATCGCAACCGGCTTGGATGGCCTGTATGGTCGCGTCGCCGATGCCATAATGATCAATGATGGCATGCATCTCAAGATCATCCGTCAACACGACGCCGTCGTAATGCAACTCTTCACGAAGAAATCTCCCAATGATCGTCGGGGACAGGGTTGCAGGCCGGTTCTCATCCAAAGCGCGATACACAACGTGGGCCGTCATCATCGTTGCCACGCCGTTCGCAATCGCGTGCCGGAATGGAGGAAACTCAATACGCTCGAGTCGTTCGCGTGTCGCCGACACGACGGGTAACTCCTTGTGCGAGTCCGAGTTGGTATCCCCATGGCCGGGAAAGTGTTTCCCACAAGCCACGATACGATTGTCCTGGAGACCTCCTACGGTGGCCAACCCCAATTCAGACACGACATCAGGACTCGTGCCGAATGCTCGATCGCCAATCACCGGATTGGTGGGGTTGCTGTTCACATCCAGCACCGGGGACATATTCATGTTGATGCCGACGGCCTTGAGCTCCTTCGCGGTCGTTGCTGCTGCAGCGTAGGCCAATTCGGAAGAACGGCATCGCCCGAGGACTTCGCAGGGTGGAAAAATCGTAAAATCTTTCGGCAACCGGGAGACACGTCCGCCTTCTTGATCGATAGAGATGAGGAGTGGGGAGTGCGGGCTGCAGCGCTGAAGAGCGCTTGTCAATTCGATGATCTGGGCGATCGATTCGAGATTTCGCGCGAACAGGATGACGCCGCCGGGCTTATATTCCCTGATGAAGGAGGCGAGTTCGACCGAAACGGTGGTGCCATCGAACCCTATCATGAAGAGTTGGCCGATCTGGTCGTAAGACATCTTCGAATCGCCTTGCTCTCGCCCTACAGTGAGCGATCGATGAGGAACTGGATCAACAATCTGGTACCGATGCCCGTTGGACCTTTGGGAATGTATGCCCGCTCCCGCTCGCTCCAATCGGTACTGGCGATATCGAGATGCACCCAAGGGGCCTCGCCGACGAACTTGCTCAAGAAGAGTGCAGCCGTGATCATGCCACCCCCCCGTCCCCCGATGTTCCGCATGTCGGCCACATCGCTGCGCAGTTGCTCAAAATATTCTTCCCACAACGGCATTTCCCATACCCGCTCGCCCGCTCGAAGGCCGGCCTTGCGGATCGCTTCTTTCAATGTTGCATCAGTGCCGAACATTCCGATTGCGAACTGGCCCAGGGCGACGACGCAAGCTCCCGTCAGGGTCGCGATGTCGATGAGTGCGGCCGGCTTGAATCGAGTTGCGTAGGCAAGACCGTCGGACAGGATCAGGCGGCCCTCGGCGTCCGTGTTCTGCACCTCCACGGTTTTCCCCGATAGTGTCTTGACCACGTCGCCAGGTCGCATCGCCCGGCCTCCCGGCATATTCTCCGCCGCCGGGAGGATGCTGATGAGATTAAGCGGTAACTTCAGACGAGCCGCAGCCCGTATCGCCGCTAGCACCTCTGCTCCACCGGTCATGTCGGCCTTCATCTGCTCCATATTCTCCGCCGGTTTGAGCGAGATCCCACCCGTGTCGAAGGTGATCGTCTTACCGACGAGCACCACCGGGCGGTCGTCTTTTTTCTTGGCTCCTTGGTACTGGAGAATAATGAACTTCGGCGGTTGGTGGCTGCCTTTCGCAACCCCCAGCAAGGCACCCATACCAAGTTTTTCCATGTCCTTTTGTTCAAGGATTTTCAGATTAACACCAGCGTCCTTCGCCACGGTCTTCGCTTCACTGGCGATCCTGGTCGGTGTCATCACATTGGACGGATGGTTGCAGAGATCTCGAACAAAGACTGTCGCTTCAGCAGTCGCGACACCGCGACGAATCCCTTCCGACAACTGACGCAGTTGATCTTTCTGCGGAGCCAGGATGGTCATCGCCGTCACTTCCCTACCTGTCGGAGCGTCGCTACGATAGATTGTGAATTGATAGCTCCCTAAGATCGCTCCTTCCGTCATGGTCTGGCCAACATCCATCGGCGAGGCCCCATGTGGCACGACACTCGGCAACGCAACCGTAAAGACCCCGCATTTGGTATGGCGAACGCGTTTGGCGGCATGCCCCATCGCCTGTCGGATCTGATCCAAACCCAGCTCATGTTTCTTTCCGAGGCCGACAAGAATCAACCGTTTCGCCTGAATTTTTCGGTGTGTATGAAGGACGACCACCTCACCGGCTTTTCCGTCAAACTCCTTGGACTGCAGAAGTTCGCGAAGTGC encodes:
- the nagZ gene encoding beta-N-acetylhexosaminidase; translated protein: MSYDQIGQLFMIGFDGTTVSVELASFIREYKPGGVILFARNLESIAQIIELTSALQRCSPHSPLLISIDQEGGRVSRLPKDFTIFPPCEVLGRCRSSELAYAAAATTAKELKAVGINMNMSPVLDVNSNPTNPVIGDRAFGTSPDVVSELGLATVGGLQDNRIVACGKHFPGHGDTNSDSHKELPVVSATRERLERIEFPPFRHAIANGVATMMTAHVVYRALDENRPATLSPTIIGRFLREELHYDGVVLTDDLEMHAIIDHYGIGDATIQAIQAGCDMPLICKDRNRVVAALNAADKAVADGDISAGRLAQSLARIRRLKERFLLPYRPVMISDAKLVVGCRSHKALLRTIDQTRQRFAKADV
- a CDS encoding leucyl aminopeptidase, coding for MNSMRVEAKQGRVDTETTDALVLLFCEGEGLPKEEGGILDRALGGALRELLQSKEFDGKAGEVVVLHTHRKIQAKRLILVGLGKKHELGLDQIRQAMGHAAKRVRHTKCGVFTVALPSVVPHGASPMDVGQTMTEGAILGSYQFTIYRSDAPTGREVTAMTILAPQKDQLRQLSEGIRRGVATAEATVFVRDLCNHPSNVMTPTRIASEAKTVAKDAGVNLKILEQKDMEKLGMGALLGVAKGSHQPPKFIILQYQGAKKKDDRPVVLVGKTITFDTGGISLKPAENMEQMKADMTGGAEVLAAIRAAARLKLPLNLISILPAAENMPGGRAMRPGDVVKTLSGKTVEVQNTDAEGRLILSDGLAYATRFKPAALIDIATLTGACVVALGQFAIGMFGTDATLKEAIRKAGLRAGERVWEMPLWEEYFEQLRSDVADMRNIGGRGGGMITAALFLSKFVGEAPWVHLDIASTDWSERERAYIPKGPTGIGTRLLIQFLIDRSL